Proteins co-encoded in one Gracilimonas sediminicola genomic window:
- a CDS encoding BamA/TamA family outer membrane protein, which yields MGFVRLGGVSISLFTDGGIVWDARSESGETGTIQRWGAGAELKNEISIAGLSISHAFGVAQPAHQLFTDAKSDMYYRVQAVVPF from the coding sequence TTGGGATTCGTTAGATTGGGAGGAGTAAGCATTTCACTGTTCACAGACGGCGGGATTGTTTGGGACGCCCGGTCAGAATCCGGTGAAACCGGAACCATTCAACGATGGGGAGCAGGAGCAGAACTGAAAAATGAAATTTCCATAGCCGGGTTATCCATTTCTCACGCTTTTGGGGTCGCTCAACCGGCTCACCAATTATTCACCGATGCTAAATCGGATATGTACTATAGAGTACAAGCCGTGGTTCCTTTTTAA
- a CDS encoding succinylglutamate desuccinylase/aspartoacylase family protein, whose protein sequence is MPEFITINKQRIGLGEQKIVNLNIARLPTYTSIDLPVLVYRAPKDGPVLLLTGGLHGDEVNGVEIVRRMIEREIVIPEKGTVIAIPIVNIYGFIQNSRGLPDGKDINRSFPGAKGGSLAKLLAHTLMKEIIPEVDCGIDFHTGGAARANYPQIRCSFKIKRAKELATAMGAPVMMHSSLISKSFRSAAHKKGKEILVYETGESLRYDETGIEEGIEGTQRLMKYLGMITSAPEPNKTKVFNNSTWIRTKNAGLFITKAELGEEFNKRQVLGSIKDPYGELNSRVVAPHDGMVIGLNNCPVVNKGDALIHFAYNK, encoded by the coding sequence ATGCCTGAGTTTATTACCATCAATAAGCAGAGAATCGGGCTTGGGGAACAAAAGATTGTGAATCTAAACATCGCCCGGCTGCCAACTTACACCAGCATCGATTTACCCGTGTTGGTTTATCGCGCGCCCAAAGACGGACCGGTTTTGTTACTTACCGGGGGTCTTCACGGTGACGAAGTAAACGGGGTTGAAATTGTTCGGCGCATGATTGAACGCGAGATCGTTATTCCCGAAAAAGGAACGGTTATCGCCATCCCGATTGTGAACATTTATGGCTTTATTCAGAATTCTCGTGGCTTGCCGGACGGGAAAGATATCAATAGAAGTTTTCCCGGAGCAAAAGGCGGTTCACTGGCTAAATTACTGGCTCATACCTTAATGAAAGAAATTATTCCGGAAGTGGACTGCGGCATTGATTTCCATACCGGAGGTGCTGCGAGGGCCAATTATCCTCAAATACGCTGTTCATTCAAAATAAAAAGAGCCAAAGAGCTGGCCACAGCGATGGGTGCTCCGGTTATGATGCATTCCTCGCTGATCTCCAAATCATTCCGGAGTGCGGCTCATAAAAAAGGGAAAGAAATTCTGGTTTATGAAACCGGGGAATCGCTTCGCTACGACGAAACCGGTATTGAAGAAGGCATTGAGGGCACTCAAAGACTCATGAAATATCTGGGTATGATTACGAGTGCTCCGGAGCCAAATAAAACGAAAGTATTTAACAATTCTACATGGATACGAACCAAAAATGCCGGGTTGTTTATCACCAAAGCTGAACTTGGGGAAGAGTTCAACAAACGACAAGTCCTGGGATCAATTAAAGATCCGTACGGGGAATTGAACTCCCGCGTTGTGGCACCTCATGACGGCATGGTAATCGGTCTAAATAACTGTCCTGTAGTAAATAAGGGTGATGCCCTCATTCATTTTGCATATAACAAATAA
- the der gene encoding ribosome biogenesis GTPase Der, producing MLPVVSIVGRPNVGKSTLFNRLIGTRKAIVHDEYGVTRDRHYGESFWNGRDFTVIDTGGYLPDEMNVMVVGIREQVHIALEESDVILFVVDVKDGINTLDKAVANLLRQQDKPVLLVSNKADNEERRMNSTEFYELGIEDLFPVSSINGTGTGNLLDRVVELLPEEEEPEEENDIPKLAFIGRPNVGKSSLFNALLNDERAIVTDIAGTTRDSINSNLEYDDKEYLLVDTAGLRKRTKVKENIEFYSTIRTDRAIRECDIAILIVDAMQGFDAQDKRVIREAEKFNKGLVIVLNKWDLVPEKDTNTVREFEDYIYTSVPQLYYVPIVTISALNKTRIHRVLDVADEVIAERRKEISTPDFNDFLEQMLGEKPLPMKRGQQLKITYATQVKSNPPVFKFFMNSPHELPPNYRKYIENKIRERFGFLGVPITMVFRQK from the coding sequence ATGCTCCCAGTAGTTTCCATTGTAGGACGCCCCAACGTTGGTAAATCCACATTATTTAACAGACTCATAGGAACCCGTAAAGCAATTGTTCACGATGAGTACGGTGTAACCCGGGATCGACACTACGGAGAATCGTTCTGGAACGGTCGCGACTTCACCGTAATTGACACCGGAGGATATCTGCCTGATGAAATGAATGTCATGGTTGTGGGAATCCGCGAACAGGTACACATTGCGCTCGAAGAGTCGGATGTGATATTATTTGTGGTGGATGTAAAGGATGGCATCAATACCCTCGATAAAGCCGTTGCTAATCTATTGCGCCAGCAGGATAAACCCGTATTGTTGGTTAGTAATAAAGCTGATAACGAAGAACGACGCATGAACTCCACCGAGTTTTATGAACTTGGCATTGAAGATCTGTTTCCTGTGAGCTCTATCAATGGAACGGGAACCGGTAATTTATTGGACCGGGTTGTGGAATTGCTGCCGGAGGAAGAAGAGCCGGAAGAGGAGAATGATATTCCAAAACTGGCTTTTATCGGTCGCCCGAATGTAGGAAAAAGCAGTTTGTTTAATGCTTTACTCAATGACGAAAGGGCTATTGTTACCGACATTGCCGGAACTACCCGCGATTCCATCAACAGTAACCTGGAATATGACGACAAAGAATACCTGCTTGTAGATACAGCCGGACTGCGTAAACGCACCAAAGTAAAGGAGAACATTGAGTTCTACAGCACCATCCGCACCGATCGGGCCATACGCGAGTGTGATATAGCCATTCTTATTGTGGATGCGATGCAAGGCTTTGATGCTCAGGATAAACGGGTAATCCGCGAAGCAGAGAAATTTAATAAAGGCCTGGTTATCGTCCTTAATAAATGGGATTTGGTTCCTGAAAAAGACACAAATACCGTACGCGAGTTTGAGGATTATATTTACACCTCGGTTCCTCAGCTTTATTATGTTCCAATCGTGACTATTTCCGCGTTGAACAAAACCCGGATTCACCGCGTTTTGGATGTAGCTGATGAAGTAATAGCCGAACGCAGAAAAGAAATTTCCACACCAGACTTCAACGACTTCCTGGAGCAAATGCTGGGAGAGAAGCCCCTGCCTATGAAAAGGGGACAGCAGTTAAAAATTACTTATGCTACTCAGGTTAAAAGCAATCCACCGGTGTTTAAGTTTTTCATGAACAGTCCACACGAACTGCCCCCGAATTACCGCAAGTACATTGAAAATAAAATCCGGGAACGATTTGGGTTCCTCGGCGTTCCGATTACCATGGTTTTCCGCCAAAAATAA
- a CDS encoding response regulator, whose amino-acid sequence MKIIIVEDDKVLSLLLSKMIERLNYEVIEIITKGHEAIEKIDALNPDLVLMDIMLEDDVDGIDAMTALREKANDVPVIYITGNSDPLNRERAKTTDFIDYLIKPVSFDELKSTINRLAEKES is encoded by the coding sequence ATGAAAATTATTATTGTTGAAGACGATAAAGTTCTTTCACTGCTTCTTTCAAAAATGATCGAGCGGCTGAACTATGAGGTTATAGAAATAATTACCAAAGGTCACGAAGCTATTGAAAAGATCGATGCTCTCAATCCCGATCTGGTTTTAATGGACATTATGCTTGAGGATGATGTTGATGGAATTGATGCAATGACTGCCCTTCGTGAAAAAGCAAACGACGTACCTGTTATTTATATCACCGGGAACTCTGATCCTCTGAATCGTGAGAGAGCTAAAACCACCGATTTCATTGATTACCTGATCAAGCCCGTTAGTTTTGACGAACTAAAAAGTACTATCAACCGACTCGCAGAAAAAGAGTCCTGA
- a CDS encoding NuoI/complex I 23 kDa subunit family protein translates to MAKNLEKPTVNALSDNYKNERKLNFLEKLYLPEILKGMWYSFKQMFQPSFTLNYPEEKWDPPAIFRGRPVLVEDHNKERCVACGLCARACPPLAISMQAKETEDEKERYPDFFEINMLRCIYCGYCEEVCPEEAIVMSKDYDIVFESREDAIYDKERLLVPKEDVADRLEYLKNYRNRQFGSFWDFQEENNIHSVRDRDKDWNTGLSLVDMIEQQEKNDSTPASSSWNT, encoded by the coding sequence ATGGCTAAGAATCTCGAAAAACCTACAGTAAACGCACTAAGCGATAATTATAAGAATGAGCGGAAGCTCAATTTTCTTGAGAAACTGTATCTGCCTGAGATATTGAAGGGAATGTGGTATTCCTTTAAACAAATGTTTCAGCCCTCATTTACGCTCAATTATCCGGAAGAGAAATGGGATCCACCGGCAATTTTCCGGGGTCGGCCGGTTTTGGTTGAAGACCATAACAAAGAGCGTTGTGTAGCTTGTGGGCTGTGCGCCCGGGCTTGTCCACCGCTTGCCATTAGCATGCAAGCCAAAGAGACCGAAGATGAGAAGGAAAGATATCCTGACTTTTTCGAAATTAATATGCTGCGATGCATTTATTGCGGATATTGTGAAGAAGTTTGCCCCGAAGAAGCTATCGTGATGAGTAAGGATTACGATATTGTATTTGAGTCAAGGGAAGATGCCATCTATGATAAAGAGCGTTTACTTGTACCTAAAGAAGACGTAGCCGATCGTCTTGAGTATCTGAAGAATTATAGGAACCGCCAGTTTGGTTCATTCTGGGATTTCCAGGAAGAAAATAACATTCACTCCGTAAGAGATAGAGACAAAGACTGGAACACGGGATTGTCTTTGGTTGATATGATTGAGCAGCAAGAAAAAAATGATTCAACCCCGGCATCTTCCAGCTGGAATACCTAA
- a CDS encoding energy transducer TonB produces MRGPVKIIDRKNDLKQGYLLRLEIGFILSLLIFISASKLTIKPSEKGDQIVVDRQEEVFVEEIVQTKQEVKAPPPPRPMIPVEVPNDEIIEDELIDLDAELDMDAAIMELPPPPPRMIEQEEEEEIFVVVEQMPELIGGLAAVQKHITYPEMALKAGIEGRVVVQFLIDKEGNVLDPIVVRGIGGGCDEEALKAVQKVKFKPGKQRGQPVIVRYSLPVAFRLQETNS; encoded by the coding sequence ATGAGAGGTCCGGTTAAAATAATCGATCGCAAAAATGATCTGAAACAAGGCTATTTACTCCGTCTGGAAATTGGCTTCATACTTTCACTGCTGATTTTTATATCTGCTTCCAAGCTCACCATCAAACCTTCTGAGAAAGGTGATCAAATTGTAGTGGACAGACAGGAAGAAGTTTTTGTTGAAGAGATCGTTCAAACAAAACAAGAAGTTAAGGCACCGCCGCCACCACGCCCAATGATTCCCGTCGAAGTTCCCAATGATGAAATCATAGAAGATGAACTCATTGATCTTGATGCGGAACTGGATATGGATGCGGCCATCATGGAATTACCACCGCCACCGCCAAGAATGATTGAACAAGAGGAAGAAGAGGAAATCTTCGTGGTAGTAGAGCAGATGCCGGAACTGATCGGAGGACTTGCCGCAGTTCAAAAGCATATAACCTATCCTGAAATGGCCCTTAAGGCCGGTATAGAAGGACGGGTTGTAGTTCAATTCCTTATCGACAAAGAGGGCAATGTGCTTGATCCGATTGTGGTGCGCGGAATTGGAGGTGGCTGCGATGAAGAAGCTTTGAAAGCAGTGCAGAAAGTAAAATTCAAACCAGGTAAACAACGCGGACAACCAGTTATAGTACGCTACAGCTTACCGGTTGCTTTCAGACTTCAGGAAACAAACAGCTGA
- a CDS encoding TolB family protein has translation MFKKSILFIALSFSVQLLFAQGFNSTSGRNHPELNWQVAETEHFLIMYPERIAGIEGEAAAIAEQTYEALSKNLEVTFDQKIRIYLSDEDEVNNGFAVPFSRPYTNIWVNLNDYSEIWTGQEKWLRKVIAHELAHIFHFEAVKSPLGLLQYTFANPLPGFWTEGLAQYETEKWDSQRGDRWLRKAIFDDDLNYSSGQSLEDGRLLYAMGNSQLRYFAEQYRDTSLANLLQHRKKLFGLIRYHDFGNAFEETIDGGYSGFYDRWRKHVNVYYNTVASQMERTDSLHADEFSFPGQFYFDASVSPDDSLLAVLSLTSMSRPVRRLYVTSTDSSRQNTLIGEGAINSDLNWLDPQHLLYSRMVRGKHSSLINDIFLYDLEKEKETRLTVNRKAKFPAAGSSQNQIGYIVNEGGTGNLFVMNLETRKEEKLTDYSGDIQLLWPLWVEGENVWLLHRFAENGDRNLVLIDPETGSEKTIDPEQVDNRKAILSPDGSKIAYISLRDEVPNVFIYDFESGVESRFTNLFTGGEVFGWVSDFDSTGEEHLVIGASETRTQDKLHFVSAGREVYQPELNLPETYASWRHQSPENEIPSNIKPNPALITDRYSYNAFQNLTHIASFGFPYYSDANDWGVFATSNWTEPLAKHTISGGGWLSIPDPLNKSYGALSYINNQLYPTLTFSVYQIPENGQYYGEEFLFEEYIGADIAINWPLDVFSSSYQNSSWSARFRHYSTDPMGENRFTSNPNLATPQNATVTDLQLSWQIKKQRPWKNNSYHPLDGTGLQLSVKASEKIIGSDTRTLTSDIHGYTVQPFLGLNRIFLEGRFQSQWGNNLPQNYIGFSRYDNVDISLPNDIPLQFFGDNERIRGYRKFVTGKQVAFGSVEYRIPFIPS, from the coding sequence TTGTTCAAGAAGTCAATACTATTCATCGCTTTATCATTTTCAGTTCAGCTGCTATTTGCACAGGGCTTTAATTCTACCAGTGGACGAAATCACCCCGAACTGAATTGGCAGGTAGCTGAAACGGAGCATTTCCTCATTATGTATCCGGAGAGGATTGCCGGAATTGAGGGTGAGGCTGCTGCTATTGCTGAGCAAACTTATGAAGCTCTTTCCAAAAATCTTGAAGTTACTTTCGATCAAAAAATACGCATTTATCTTTCAGACGAAGATGAAGTCAATAATGGCTTCGCTGTTCCATTCAGCCGGCCGTACACCAATATTTGGGTGAATTTAAACGATTACAGCGAAATCTGGACGGGGCAGGAGAAGTGGCTTCGGAAGGTAATAGCGCATGAATTGGCTCATATTTTTCATTTTGAGGCGGTGAAATCACCACTTGGCCTGCTTCAATATACCTTTGCAAATCCACTGCCCGGTTTTTGGACTGAAGGCCTGGCTCAATATGAAACGGAAAAGTGGGATTCTCAACGGGGCGACCGTTGGTTGCGTAAAGCAATTTTTGATGACGACCTGAACTACAGCTCCGGGCAGTCCCTTGAAGACGGGCGTTTGCTCTATGCTATGGGAAATTCACAACTGCGTTACTTTGCTGAGCAATATAGAGATACTTCTCTTGCAAACCTGTTGCAGCATCGAAAAAAGTTGTTTGGGTTGATCAGGTATCATGATTTTGGCAATGCCTTTGAAGAAACAATAGATGGGGGTTATAGTGGATTTTATGACAGATGGCGAAAGCATGTAAATGTGTATTACAATACGGTGGCATCCCAAATGGAGCGTACCGATTCCCTACATGCAGATGAATTCAGCTTTCCAGGTCAGTTTTATTTTGATGCCTCTGTAAGCCCCGATGATAGCCTGCTGGCTGTTCTGTCTCTCACGTCCATGTCCCGACCGGTACGCAGGTTGTACGTCACTTCAACTGATTCATCCAGGCAGAACACACTGATTGGGGAAGGAGCCATTAATTCTGATTTGAACTGGCTGGACCCTCAACACCTTCTTTATTCAAGAATGGTAAGAGGGAAGCATTCTTCACTGATCAACGATATATTTTTGTATGATTTAGAAAAAGAGAAAGAAACCCGGCTTACCGTTAACCGAAAAGCCAAATTCCCGGCTGCAGGTTCATCCCAAAATCAAATTGGGTATATCGTAAATGAGGGAGGGACCGGAAACCTGTTTGTAATGAACCTGGAAACTCGAAAAGAGGAAAAGCTGACTGATTACTCTGGGGATATTCAGCTCTTGTGGCCGCTTTGGGTTGAGGGTGAAAATGTCTGGCTGCTTCACAGGTTTGCTGAAAATGGAGATCGAAATTTGGTTCTCATTGACCCCGAAACCGGATCGGAGAAAACCATAGACCCGGAACAAGTTGATAATAGAAAGGCCATTCTAAGTCCGGACGGCAGCAAAATAGCTTACATTTCCTTGAGAGATGAAGTCCCCAATGTTTTTATTTATGATTTCGAATCCGGTGTAGAATCCCGGTTTACCAATCTGTTTACAGGAGGGGAAGTATTTGGATGGGTTTCCGATTTTGACTCAACCGGTGAAGAGCATTTGGTTATAGGAGCTTCAGAAACCCGCACACAGGATAAACTGCACTTTGTTTCTGCCGGACGGGAAGTCTATCAGCCGGAATTGAATCTTCCGGAAACCTATGCCAGCTGGAGGCATCAGTCTCCTGAAAATGAAATTCCATCAAACATTAAACCAAATCCTGCATTAATTACCGACCGGTATTCCTACAATGCATTTCAGAATCTGACACACATTGCTTCTTTTGGCTTTCCCTATTATTCCGATGCAAACGACTGGGGGGTATTTGCCACCTCTAACTGGACGGAACCGCTGGCTAAACATACTATTTCAGGAGGAGGGTGGCTTTCCATTCCCGATCCACTGAATAAGTCCTACGGGGCGCTATCCTATATCAATAACCAGCTTTACCCAACACTGACCTTTTCGGTATATCAAATACCGGAGAATGGACAGTATTACGGAGAAGAATTCCTGTTTGAGGAGTACATCGGAGCAGATATTGCCATAAACTGGCCGTTGGATGTATTTTCTTCTTCCTATCAAAACAGTAGCTGGTCGGCCAGGTTCCGGCATTATTCAACTGATCCGATGGGAGAAAACCGGTTCACATCAAACCCGAATCTCGCTACTCCGCAAAATGCAACGGTTACAGATCTTCAGCTAAGCTGGCAAATCAAGAAACAGCGTCCCTGGAAGAATAACAGCTACCACCCGCTGGATGGAACCGGACTTCAATTGAGCGTTAAAGCTTCCGAGAAAATTATTGGATCGGACACCCGAACGCTAACTTCTGATATTCATGGCTATACCGTTCAGCCTTTTCTTGGATTGAACAGGATTTTTTTGGAAGGAAGATTCCAATCTCAATGGGGCAATAATCTGCCTCAAAATTATATCGGATTTTCCCGGTACGACAATGTTGATATCAGTCTGCCTAATGATATTCCACTTCAGTTTTTTGGTGATAATGAGCGAATCAGGGGATATCGGAAATTTGTAACCGGCAAGCAGGTAGCTTTTGGTAGTGTTGAATACCGAATCCCATTTATACCATCGTGA
- a CDS encoding diacylglycerol/lipid kinase family protein has translation MSNDPSYCFIINCASNAFRAEAFFRSKEAELEDKFPGTSFIYVRKDDSIAEIARQKSAEHSHVIACGGDGTVNRVANGLIGRDSKLGVIPIGSGNDFAQSIGLSKDFDKNIQVLIQQETKQVDAIKSEWGYFINTTGIGVDGLTNYYASKSGFKSGFLRYFLGGLKALSMSEPFKAKISISGLNDAIEQQVWMVAVANGKSEGGKYQISPSSINSDGKVELIVVKAVSRMRLILEFLKLSFGFSFNKKIVDEYLFADTVTISTDRVLKSHADGEQVPKTDHFVFEVLPGALEVIVAS, from the coding sequence TTGAGCAACGATCCGTCATATTGCTTCATCATTAATTGTGCATCCAATGCTTTTCGGGCTGAGGCTTTTTTCAGAAGCAAAGAAGCGGAGCTTGAGGATAAATTTCCCGGGACTTCTTTCATTTACGTAAGGAAAGATGATTCCATTGCTGAAATTGCCCGGCAAAAGTCCGCGGAACATTCCCATGTCATTGCTTGCGGTGGAGATGGTACCGTTAACCGGGTGGCTAACGGTCTGATTGGTCGTGACAGTAAACTTGGGGTAATACCAATTGGTAGTGGAAATGATTTTGCTCAAAGTATTGGCCTGAGTAAAGATTTCGATAAAAATATTCAGGTATTGATACAGCAGGAAACTAAACAGGTGGATGCAATCAAGAGTGAGTGGGGATATTTCATCAACACCACCGGAATTGGCGTTGATGGGCTAACCAACTACTATGCTTCAAAATCCGGCTTTAAGAGTGGTTTTTTACGTTACTTTTTGGGTGGACTGAAGGCTTTATCAATGTCTGAGCCCTTTAAAGCCAAAATTTCAATTTCTGGTCTTAATGATGCCATCGAACAACAGGTATGGATGGTGGCCGTAGCCAATGGGAAATCTGAAGGAGGGAAGTATCAAATTTCTCCGTCTTCTATAAATTCTGACGGAAAAGTTGAACTTATTGTGGTGAAGGCGGTTTCCAGAATGCGATTAATTTTGGAGTTCCTGAAACTTTCCTTCGGTTTTTCCTTCAACAAAAAGATAGTGGATGAATATTTATTTGCGGATACCGTAACCATAAGCACAGATCGTGTGCTTAAGTCTCATGCAGATGGTGAACAAGTACCGAAAACCGATCACTTCGTGTTCGAAGTTTTACCGGGTGCGTTAGAAGTGATAGTTGCTTCATAA
- a CDS encoding redoxin domain-containing protein, with protein MKTAPDFTLKNTSNEDVSLSDFKGEKNVVLLFFPLAFSGVCTKELCSTRDNLKIYNSLDAEVLAISIDSFFTLKAFKEANNLNFSLLSDFNKEVSAKYDSLYDDYFGMKGVSKRSVFVIDKEGRVVHQEILEDSGKIPNLSKVQEVLAGLN; from the coding sequence ATGAAAACAGCCCCGGATTTTACCCTGAAAAACACAAGCAACGAAGACGTATCTCTATCTGATTTTAAAGGAGAGAAAAACGTAGTTCTGCTTTTTTTCCCGTTAGCTTTTAGCGGGGTTTGCACCAAAGAACTCTGTTCAACAAGAGATAATCTTAAAATCTACAATTCTTTGGATGCGGAAGTACTGGCCATAAGCATTGACAGTTTTTTTACTCTAAAGGCTTTCAAAGAAGCAAACAATTTGAATTTTTCGCTTCTAAGCGACTTCAATAAAGAAGTAAGTGCAAAGTACGACTCTTTGTATGATGATTACTTCGGAATGAAAGGCGTATCCAAGCGGTCGGTATTTGTAATAGATAAAGAGGGAAGAGTAGTGCACCAGGAAATACTGGAAGACTCAGGCAAAATACCGAACCTCTCCAAAGTTCAGGAAGTACTGGCCGGACTAAACTAA
- a CDS encoding DUF952 domain-containing protein, translating into MEIDLLFTAIKPSDWKNVSDNGSFSPDSIEEAGYVRSFTGEHAEKVINHYFEGEEKLLLIVLDPLRIQTPIKHIEEDGFSFTAIQGAVSIDAIIDKIKLSSDKKGKFSLNVKHFD; encoded by the coding sequence GTGGAAATAGATTTATTATTTACCGCCATTAAGCCTTCCGATTGGAAGAATGTATCCGATAACGGCAGCTTTAGTCCCGATTCCATTGAAGAAGCCGGGTACGTGAGATCTTTTACCGGAGAACATGCCGAAAAAGTAATCAATCACTACTTTGAAGGAGAAGAGAAACTACTGTTGATCGTATTGGATCCGCTTCGAATACAGACGCCCATTAAGCACATCGAAGAAGACGGGTTCAGCTTTACAGCTATACAGGGAGCGGTTTCTATTGATGCCATTATTGACAAAATAAAGCTGAGTTCTGATAAAAAAGGAAAGTTCTCGCTTAACGTTAAACACTTCGATTGA